A genomic stretch from Garciella nitratireducens DSM 15102 includes:
- the cbiT gene encoding precorrin-6Y C5,15-methyltransferase (decarboxylating) subunit CbiT: MKKNRGWEYETGGIPDERFIRSKIPMTKEEIRAISLSKLRLGITDKVLDIGAGTGSMSIEAALKVKKGKVFAIEQNLEAVKLIQQNQVLFEIENIEVVYGKAPEALKKIPRVDKIFVGGSHGKIEEIFDWMDSGFLSKGRVVMNFITLENFYQSMMELESRNYHEIEVVEVFISKGKKINHTTMMKGQNPIYIISARKG, translated from the coding sequence ATGAAGAAAAATAGAGGATGGGAATATGAGACAGGAGGAATTCCTGATGAACGATTTATTCGTAGCAAAATTCCTATGACCAAAGAAGAAATTCGTGCTATTTCTTTATCTAAGCTCAGATTAGGGATAACAGATAAAGTCTTAGATATTGGAGCAGGAACGGGATCTATGAGTATAGAGGCGGCTTTAAAAGTAAAGAAAGGGAAAGTGTTTGCAATAGAACAAAACTTGGAAGCTGTAAAATTAATCCAACAAAATCAAGTTCTTTTTGAGATAGAAAATATAGAGGTTGTCTATGGAAAAGCTCCAGAAGCCTTAAAAAAGATTCCCAGAGTAGATAAGATATTTGTAGGAGGAAGTCATGGGAAAATAGAAGAGATTTTTGATTGGATGGATAGTGGATTTCTATCTAAGGGAAGAGTGGTAATGAACTTTATTACTTTAGAAAATTTTTATCAATCGATGATGGAACTAGAGTCAAGAAATTATCACGAGATAGAAGTAGTTGAAGTTTTTATATCTAAAGGAAAGAAAATAAATCATACTACTATGATGAAGGGACAAAATCCTATTTATATTATTTCAGCAAGAAAGGGATGA
- the cobI gene encoding precorrin-2 C(20)-methyltransferase, whose product MAGVFYGVGVGPGDPKLLTLKAVEIIQSVDVLICPEGKKDKGSVALEIIKDYMKSDTELLKLTFPMVYKEGKLKEEWQRNIEIIYEKLQEKKKVAFITLGDPMLYSTYLYIFPEIQKRGVKVETIPGIPSFCAVASKSNIPLAKGEENLMVYPLRKNGDGVDKLMDQFDNLVIMKPSNQVQQLAKILKKRNLENHFVLVTKCGTDEEELIQEIYKLEQGVPYLSTMLIKRRKIYE is encoded by the coding sequence GTGGCAGGAGTATTTTATGGGGTGGGAGTAGGACCAGGAGATCCTAAGTTACTTACCTTAAAAGCAGTAGAAATCATTCAATCGGTAGATGTACTTATTTGTCCAGAAGGGAAAAAGGATAAAGGAAGTGTAGCTCTAGAAATTATAAAAGATTATATGAAATCAGATACAGAGTTATTAAAATTAACTTTTCCAATGGTTTATAAAGAAGGCAAGTTAAAGGAGGAGTGGCAGAGAAATATTGAAATTATTTATGAAAAATTACAGGAGAAAAAAAAGGTAGCTTTTATTACTTTAGGAGATCCCATGCTTTATAGTACGTATCTTTATATTTTTCCAGAAATTCAAAAAAGGGGAGTAAAAGTAGAGACTATTCCTGGGATTCCTTCTTTTTGTGCAGTAGCTAGTAAGTCCAATATCCCCTTAGCTAAAGGAGAAGAAAATTTAATGGTCTATCCTTTAAGAAAAAATGGAGATGGTGTAGATAAGCTCATGGATCAGTTTGATAATTTGGTTATTATGAAACCTTCTAATCAAGTACAACAATTAGCAAAAATATTAAAAAAAAGAAATTTAGAAAATCATTTTGTACTGGTAACTAAGTGTGGAACGGATGAAGAAGAACTGATACAAGAAATTTATAAACTAGAACAAGGAGTACCTTATCTTTCTACTATGCTTATAAAAAGGAGGAAAATTTATGAGTAA
- the cobM gene encoding precorrin-4 C(11)-methyltransferase, whose translation MSKVYFIGAGPGDPDLITVKGRKILEKADVIIYAGSLVNKEIINCRKKESEIYNSASMDLEEILSLIFHRVKAEKLVARVHTGDPSLYGAIREQIDPLEKMGIDCEVIPGVSSFVASAAVMNKEFTIPNSAQTVICTRLEGRTPVPSTESLELLASHRTSMAIFLSVHKIEEVVNKLLIHYEEQTPVAVIQKVTWEDQKIVTGTLKNISEKVKKAEIHKTAQILVGDFLGEIYETSKLYDKNFSHGYRSIKK comes from the coding sequence ATGAGTAAGGTATACTTTATTGGAGCAGGACCTGGGGACCCAGATTTAATTACTGTAAAAGGAAGAAAGATATTAGAAAAGGCAGATGTGATTATTTATGCAGGATCTTTAGTTAACAAAGAAATTATAAATTGTAGAAAGAAAGAGAGTGAAATTTATAATAGTGCTTCTATGGATTTAGAAGAAATTCTTTCTCTTATTTTTCATAGAGTAAAAGCAGAAAAATTAGTAGCTAGAGTACATACGGGAGATCCCAGTCTTTATGGAGCTATTCGAGAACAGATAGATCCCTTAGAAAAAATGGGAATTGATTGTGAAGTAATTCCAGGAGTTAGTTCTTTTGTAGCTTCAGCAGCTGTTATGAATAAGGAATTTACCATTCCTAACAGCGCTCAAACTGTTATTTGCACACGATTAGAAGGAAGGACTCCAGTGCCTTCAACAGAGAGTTTAGAGTTGTTGGCATCCCATAGAACATCTATGGCTATCTTTTTATCTGTTCATAAAATAGAGGAAGTGGTAAATAAATTGCTAATCCATTATGAGGAGCAAACTCCTGTAGCAGTAATCCAAAAAGTTACCTGGGAAGATCAAAAAATAGTAACTGGCACCCTTAAGAATATTTCTGAAAAGGTAAAGAAAGCAGAGATTCATAAAACAGCACAAATATTAGTAGGGGATTTTTTAGGAGAAATTTATGAAACTTCTAAGTTATATGATAAAAATTTTTCTCATGGGTATCGGAGCATAAAAAAATGA
- the cbiG gene encoding cobalt-precorrin 5A hydrolase encodes MKLAILTLTKGGYKTAQRVKKYMDVPVKIYTKDSFSGTLKNLVGELFQRYEYLLFIMATGIVVRVISPYLKDKTTDPGVMVMDEKGRFVISLLSGHLGGANAYTQKIAKSIGATPVITTASDVLDLISVDLLAKQLHCEIESLQKAKEVTADIVNKKRVGILSDISVDIPEKENIQIIKSKEIQDCDSVIYITHKIISDPFPRSVQLIPQNILVGIGCKRGTESKKMIQQLYEVFQDLEIHIKSLKKISSIDLKQDEKGILELGEYFKIPVEFIERRKIKRIENLFESSEFVKKSIGIGAVAEPCGYLISHGGKCLMKKRKKSGITLSIWKEK; translated from the coding sequence ATGAAGCTAGCAATTCTCACGTTGACTAAGGGAGGATATAAAACAGCTCAAAGGGTAAAAAAATATATGGACGTTCCTGTTAAGATTTATACGAAGGATTCTTTTTCAGGAACTTTAAAAAATTTAGTAGGAGAACTTTTTCAAAGATATGAATATTTGCTATTTATCATGGCGACAGGAATTGTGGTAAGAGTAATTTCTCCTTATCTTAAGGATAAAACTACAGATCCTGGAGTTATGGTAATGGATGAAAAAGGAAGGTTTGTTATCAGCCTTTTGTCAGGACATTTAGGGGGTGCGAATGCGTATACTCAAAAAATTGCAAAAAGTATAGGGGCTACACCAGTGATTACTACAGCATCAGATGTACTAGATCTTATCTCTGTGGATTTATTAGCTAAGCAGCTTCATTGTGAGATAGAAAGTTTACAAAAAGCCAAAGAAGTTACAGCAGATATTGTGAATAAAAAAAGAGTAGGGATTTTATCAGATATTTCTGTAGATATTCCAGAAAAGGAAAATATTCAAATAATAAAATCAAAAGAAATTCAGGACTGTGATTCTGTTATTTATATTACTCATAAAATAATATCCGATCCTTTTCCTAGATCTGTTCAATTAATTCCTCAGAATATTTTAGTAGGAATAGGATGTAAGAGAGGTACAGAATCCAAAAAGATGATTCAACAACTTTATGAGGTTTTTCAAGATTTAGAGATTCATATAAAGAGTTTAAAAAAGATAAGTTCTATAGATTTAAAACAGGATGAGAAAGGAATTTTAGAGCTAGGAGAATATTTTAAAATACCAGTAGAGTTTATTGAGAGAAGAAAGATAAAAAGGATAGAAAATTTATTTGAATCATCGGAGTTTGTAAAGAAAAGCATTGGAATAGGAGCAGTAGCGGAACCTTGTGGATATTTGATTTCCCATGGTGGAAAATGCCTCATGAAAAAAAGAAAAAAAAGTGGAATTACTTTGTCCATATGGAAGGAGAAGTAA
- the cobJ gene encoding precorrin-3B C(17)-methyltransferase, whose translation MKQEGILYVVGIGPGNLEHLTQAAKNALESADIIIGYTTYIFLIKDIIMGKKVIQSPMKGETDRCKKALELAHKGEKVAIVSSGDAGIYGMAGIVYEIAQREEMNLKIEVIPGVTAAFAAAAVLGAPIMHDFAVISLSDLMTDWNLIQKRLELAAKADFVICLYNPKSQKRVKQIQIAREILMQFRTLQTPVGIVKNAQRENQEIFLTNLQEMLNYPIDMFTTIIIGNSHTKILNGKIVTPRGYQF comes from the coding sequence ATGAAACAAGAAGGAATTTTATATGTTGTAGGAATTGGTCCAGGAAATTTAGAGCATTTAACGCAAGCAGCAAAAAATGCTTTAGAGAGCGCAGATATCATCATAGGATATACGACCTATATATTTTTGATCAAAGATATAATTATGGGGAAAAAGGTAATACAATCTCCTATGAAAGGAGAGACAGATCGATGTAAGAAGGCTTTGGAATTAGCACATAAAGGAGAGAAAGTGGCCATTGTTAGCAGTGGAGATGCTGGAATATATGGAATGGCTGGAATTGTTTATGAAATTGCGCAAAGGGAAGAAATGAATTTAAAAATAGAGGTAATTCCTGGGGTTACAGCAGCTTTTGCAGCAGCAGCGGTTTTAGGAGCTCCTATTATGCATGATTTTGCAGTAATTAGTTTAAGCGATTTAATGACGGATTGGAATTTGATACAAAAAAGATTGGAATTAGCAGCTAAGGCAGATTTTGTAATTTGTTTGTATAACCCTAAAAGCCAAAAACGAGTAAAACAAATTCAGATTGCCCGGGAAATTCTTATGCAGTTTCGAACTTTACAAACTCCTGTAGGTATTGTAAAAAATGCACAAAGAGAAAATCAAGAAATTTTTCTTACTAATTTACAAGAGATGTTAAACTATCCTATTGATATGTTTACTACCATAATTATTGGAAATTCTCATACAAAAATTCTCAATGGGAAAATAGTTACCCCTAGGGGGTATCAATTTTGA
- a CDS encoding cobalt-precorrin-6A reductase, with the protein MILLLGGTKDSREIAKRLLQEGYLIVGTVTTPYGKKLLEEIEKVKVYCISLNEFCFYELIHKEKITLILDATHPYATEISKLAMKVSKREGIPYIRFERRPIQYKNIIMLKDIEEAVKFLKNTQGNIMLTIGSKNLEPFVKQIERKRFYVRVLPTPEVIAKCNKLGIDIGHIIGMQGPFSKELNQALYKQYHIQYMITKESGEIGGTLEKVQAALELGIQILMIERPSIEYEKIFYNIEKLIDAIKEEERKNGKRLVNCRAWK; encoded by the coding sequence TTGATTCTATTATTAGGAGGAACAAAGGATAGTAGAGAAATTGCAAAAAGACTTTTACAAGAAGGGTATTTAATAGTGGGAACTGTTACAACTCCGTATGGAAAAAAGTTATTAGAAGAGATTGAAAAAGTAAAAGTGTATTGTATTTCATTAAATGAATTTTGTTTTTATGAGTTAATTCATAAAGAAAAAATTACATTGATTTTAGATGCAACCCATCCTTATGCCACTGAAATATCAAAGTTGGCTATGAAAGTTTCTAAAAGGGAAGGAATTCCTTATATACGTTTTGAAAGAAGGCCTATTCAATACAAAAATATTATTATGCTTAAGGATATAGAAGAAGCAGTAAAATTTTTGAAAAATACCCAAGGCAATATTATGTTGACGATAGGAAGTAAAAATTTAGAACCTTTCGTAAAGCAAATTGAAAGGAAAAGATTTTATGTTAGGGTACTTCCTACTCCTGAGGTAATTGCAAAATGTAATAAATTAGGAATAGATATTGGTCATATTATAGGAATGCAAGGACCTTTTAGTAAAGAACTTAATCAAGCTCTCTATAAACAATATCATATTCAATATATGATAACTAAGGAAAGTGGGGAAATAGGAGGTACTTTAGAGAAAGTACAAGCAGCTTTGGAATTGGGAATTCAGATATTAATGATTGAAAGACCATCTATAGAGTATGAAAAAATATTTTATAATATAGAGAAACTTATCGATGCAATAAAAGAGGAGGAAAGAAAAAATGGAAAAAGGCTTGTTAATTGTAGGGCATGGAAGTAG
- a CDS encoding sirohydrochlorin chelatase: protein MEKGLLIVGHGSRSLEAQSTFERVVNTVRQKISYPIVEGASMEFSQPNIPASVKKMVECGIDEILIIPYFLYEGIHIKEDIPRIIRELSDIYKNITFKMGQPIGLDSLLPELIVKRVSEMEERKSIEKRK from the coding sequence ATGGAAAAAGGCTTGTTAATTGTAGGGCATGGAAGTAGATCTTTAGAAGCTCAAAGCACTTTTGAGAGGGTAGTAAACACAGTAAGACAAAAAATTTCTTATCCGATAGTAGAAGGGGCAAGCATGGAATTTTCTCAACCGAACATTCCTGCGTCTGTAAAAAAAATGGTAGAATGTGGAATAGATGAAATTTTAATTATTCCTTATTTTCTTTATGAAGGAATTCATATTAAAGAGGACATTCCTAGGATTATCAGAGAATTATCTGATATTTATAAAAATATTACATTTAAAATGGGACAACCCATAGGACTAGATTCTCTATTACCAGAATTGATTGTAAAAAGAGTATCAGAAATGGAAGAAAGAAAATCCATAGAAAAAAGAAAGTAA